In one window of Microcaecilia unicolor chromosome 9, aMicUni1.1, whole genome shotgun sequence DNA:
- the LOC115478142 gene encoding LOW QUALITY PROTEIN: ubiquitin carboxyl-terminal hydrolase 44-like (The sequence of the model RefSeq protein was modified relative to this genomic sequence to represent the inferred CDS: inserted 1 base in 1 codon; deleted 1 base in 1 codon) produces MDKCKHVGRLRLAQDHSILNPQKWHCVDCNTTESVWACLSCSHAACGRYIEEHAVKHFQEHKHPVALEVNELYVFCYICDDYVLNDNATGDLKLLRSTLSAIKNQNYDCTTRSGRTLRSMGIGDDLYLSHGGAQALLQNEDRMFTALWHRRHTLMGKVFRSWFELTSSGKRKLEEERAKAEAEVKREEARKRRQELKRRLKAELDSIHPKKSLRLQQRTFPASQEVALDQQKAPYKPVSPTKPKAIAATSEEVKLKKIGDSPVKRRPTVTPGVTGLRNLGNTCYMNSILQILNHLRVFRECFLQLDLNQTQELLAKAGGGKTRSTKFSPVAEVLNIKGKNKKGKGSLSLRRSSSSSGLSGGASKSKNMELIQPKEPSSKHISLCHELHTLFQVMWSGKWALVSPFAMLHSVWRLIPAFRGYGQQDAQEFLCELLDKVQQELETIGTRYPALIPSSQRKLIKQVLNVVNTIFQGQLLSQVTCLACDNKSNTIEPFWDLSLEFPERYHCSGRETASHHPCLLTEMLAKFTETEALEGKXYACEQCNTKRRKFSAKPVILTEAQKQLMVCQLPQVLRLHLKRFRWSGRNHREKIGVHVSFDQILNMEPYCCRESTSLLKPECFLYELSAVVMHHGKGFGSGHYTAYCYNPGGGFWVHCNDSKLAICTVEEVCKAQAYILFYSQRVLQENGHSLNRIAAPSSSITTSDPAAH; encoded by the exons CGCAGCATGCGGTCGATACATTGAAGAGCATGCTGTCAAACACTTTCAGGAACATAAACATCCCGTGGCTTTAGAGGTGAATGAGCTATATGTGTTTTGCTATATTTGTGATGATTACGTTCTTAATGACAATGCAACAGGTGACCTTAAACTCTTGAGAAGTACATTGAGTGCAATTAAAAACCAAAACTATGACTGCACAACTCGAAGTGGTAGGACTCTGCGATCCATGGGCATTGGTGATGATCTTTACCTTTCACACGGAGGCGCCCAAGCCCTGCTACAAAACGAAGATCGCATGTTCACTGCTCTTTGGCATCGGCGGCATACGTTAATGGGCAAAGTGTTCCGTTCTTGGTTTGAGCTAACCTCCAGTGGGAAACGGAAGTTGGAAGAGGAAAGAGCTAAGGCAGAGGCGGAAGTAAAGCGTGAGGAAGCTAGGAAAAGACGACAAGAGCTTAAACGCCGATTGAAAGCAGAGCTGGACAGCATACACCCAAAGAAAAGTTTACGTTTGCAACAGCGTACGTTCCCAGCATCCCAGGAAGTGGCACTGGATCAGCAGAAAGCACCGTACAAACCAGTATCCCCAACAAAGCCAAAAGCAATAGCAGCTACCTCAGAGGAAgttaaactgaaaaaaattggtGACTCTCCAGTTAAAAGAAGGCCCACTGTGACTCCTGGTGTAACAGGCCTGAGAAACTTGGGTAACACATGCTACATGAACTCTATTCTGCAAATTTTAAATCACCTGCGTGTTTTCCGCGAATGTTTCCTGCAGCTTGATCTCAACCAGACTCAAGAGCTGCTGGCTAAAGCAGGCGGTGGAAAAACAAGGTCTACTAAATTTTCTCCGGTTGCTGAAGTGTTAAatataaaagggaaaaacaaGAAGGGAAAAGGATCTCTCTCACTGAGGCGATCTAGTTCCTCGTCAGGGCTTAGTGGTGGAGCATCAAAGAGCAAAAACATGGAGCTTATTCAGCCCAAGGAGCCAAGTTCAAAGCACATTTCCCTTTGTCACGAGTTACACACCCTCTTTCAAGTTATGTGGTCTGGTAAGTGGGCACTGGTTTCTCCTTTTGCTATGCTTCATTCAGTGTGGAGGCTGATCCCTGCCTTCAGAGGTTACGGCCAGCAGGACGCTCAGGAATTCCTGTGTGAACTTTTGGATAAAGTGCAGCAGGAGCTGGAGACAATTGGGACCAGATACCCAGCTCTTATCCCTAGTTCTCAAAGGAAACTGATCAAGCAGGTTCTGAATGTGGTCAATACTATCTTTCAAGGACAGCTACTCAGTCAG GTTACATGTCTTGCTTGTGACAATAAATCCAATACAATAGAACCCTTCTGGGACCTGTCGCTAGAATTTCCTGAGAGATACCACTGCAGTGGGAGGGAGACTGCTTCCCATCATCCCTGCTTATTGACGGAA ATGTTGGCCAAGTTCACGGAGACAGAGGCTTTAGAAGGAA ATTATGCATGCGAGCAATGCAACA CAAAACGTAGGAAGTTTTCAGCCAAGCCAGTTATTCTTACTGAAGCTCAGAAACAGCTTATGGTGTGTCAGCTACCTCAAGTTCTGAGGCTTCACCTTAAACGCTTCAG GTGGTCAGGACGTAACCATCGTGAGAAGATTGGCGTGCACGTCAGTTTTGATCAGATACTCAATATGGAACCCTACTGTTGTAGAGAATCCACTAGTTTGCTGAAGCCTGAGTGTTTCTTGTACGAACTGTCTGCTGTAGTGATGCATCATGGGAAGGGGTTCGGTTCTGGTCACTATACAGCCTACTGTTATAACCCAGGGGGAG GATTTTGGGTACACTGCAATGATTCCAAACTTGCCATATGTACTGTGGAGGAGGTCTGCAAAGCCCAAGCCTACATCCTGTTTTATTCCCAGCGAGTTCTCCAAGAGAACGGACACTCTCTAAACAGAATAGCAGCCCCAAGCTCCTCAATCACCACTTCTGACCCAGCAGCACATTGA